The following are encoded in a window of Caldicellulosiruptoraceae bacterium PP1 genomic DNA:
- a CDS encoding glycosyltransferase family 2 protein, giving the protein MRKVSVIIPAHNEEERIGNVLDVVKKSLLINSIYVVDDGSTDNTSQVAESYNVNVLRLPENKGKGFAVLYGVKNTESDVILMLDADLINLKEEHIENLLNPVLQDNADMTIGIFSNGRFSTDLAQMISPFLSGQRAIKRWIFDEIDIEQVNQAGYAIEIILTNIAKKLELRVMEVDLPNVSHVMKEEKMGFIKGSQARMKMYKDIFKGLIISKQK; this is encoded by the coding sequence ATGCGAAAGGTATCAGTAATAATACCTGCACACAATGAAGAAGAAAGAATAGGGAATGTATTAGATGTGGTTAAAAAAAGTCTATTGATTAATAGTATATATGTAGTTGATGATGGATCTACTGATAATACAAGTCAAGTAGCAGAAAGTTATAATGTAAATGTATTGCGGTTACCAGAGAATAAAGGCAAAGGTTTTGCTGTTTTATATGGTGTTAAGAATACTGAAAGTGATGTTATTTTAATGCTTGATGCTGACTTAATTAATCTTAAAGAAGAACACATAGAAAATTTATTAAATCCGGTCTTACAAGATAATGCTGATATGACCATAGGTATTTTTTCTAATGGAAGATTTTCAACTGATTTAGCTCAAATGATATCTCCATTTTTATCAGGTCAAAGAGCAATAAAAAGATGGATATTTGACGAGATTGATATAGAACAAGTAAATCAGGCTGGTTATGCTATTGAGATAATTCTTACAAATATAGCAAAAAAATTGGAGCTTAGGGTAATGGAAGTTGATTTACCAAATGTATCACATGTTATGAAAGAGGAAAAAATGGGCTTCATAAAAGGTTCACAAGCAAGAATGAAAATGTATAAGGATATTTTCAAAGGTTTAATAATTTCAAAACAAAAGTAG
- the ispG gene encoding flavodoxin-dependent (E)-4-hydroxy-3-methylbut-2-enyl-diphosphate synthase gives MTKEIKIGNRYIGGNNKILIQSMTNTKTIDIDKTVEQIKILEENGCDIIRVAVPDNNSAKAIEKIKESITIPIVADIHFDYKLAIESIRYGADKIRINPGNIGGEEKVAEIVKEAKRYNIPIRVGANSGSLPKWILQKYGSPTPEAIVEAALEQVALLEKYDFDNIVISVKSSDIKKTIESYRILSTKTKYPLHLGLTEAGTFLTGTIKSSIAIGSLLLDGIGDTIRVSLTDDPLKEVIVAKEILKSINLRKGVNIISCPTCARCRVNLTQIASEVEKRLSNIDENLNVAIMGCAVNGPGEAKEADIGIACGDKEGLLFIKGEIKEKIPENKIVDKLIEGINSLLYMRRD, from the coding sequence TTGACTAAGGAGATTAAAATAGGCAATAGGTATATTGGAGGAAACAATAAAATACTAATTCAATCTATGACAAATACAAAAACTATCGATATAGATAAAACAGTTGAACAAATAAAAATATTAGAAGAAAATGGCTGTGATATAATTAGAGTTGCAGTACCTGATAATAATAGTGCAAAAGCCATTGAGAAAATTAAGGAAAGCATAACTATACCTATAGTTGCCGATATTCATTTTGATTATAAATTAGCAATAGAATCTATCAGATACGGAGCAGATAAGATAAGGATTAATCCTGGGAACATTGGTGGAGAAGAAAAGGTTGCCGAAATTGTAAAAGAGGCAAAACGATATAATATTCCTATTAGAGTTGGAGCAAACTCTGGATCACTTCCTAAGTGGATTCTTCAAAAATATGGCTCACCAACACCTGAAGCCATAGTTGAAGCTGCTTTAGAACAGGTTGCTTTGTTAGAAAAATATGATTTTGATAATATAGTTATATCAGTAAAATCATCTGACATTAAAAAAACAATTGAAAGCTATAGAATTCTATCTACTAAAACTAAGTATCCATTACATTTGGGATTAACTGAAGCAGGAACATTTTTGACAGGAACTATAAAATCATCTATTGCTATTGGAAGTCTACTTTTAGATGGAATAGGTGATACTATAAGGGTATCTTTAACAGATGATCCTTTAAAAGAAGTAATAGTAGCTAAGGAAATATTAAAATCTATTAATCTTCGAAAAGGAGTTAATATAATATCATGTCCAACATGTGCAAGATGTAGAGTAAATTTAACACAAATTGCTTCTGAGGTTGAAAAGAGACTATCTAACATTGATGAAAATTTAAATGTAGCAATAATGGGATGTGCTGTAAATGGTCCTGGAGAAGCTAAAGAGGCAGATATTGGAATTGCATGTGGTGATAAAGAAGGATTGCTTTTTATAAAAGGTGAAATAAAAGAAAAAATTCCTGAAAACAAAATTGTAGATAAACTTATTGAAGGGATTAATAGTCTTTTATACATGAGGAGGGATTAA